One Primulina huaijiensis isolate GDHJ02 chromosome 5, ASM1229523v2, whole genome shotgun sequence DNA segment encodes these proteins:
- the LOC140977671 gene encoding uncharacterized protein, translating into MHTRSHTSRNVRGEGHPPIIPSQSEMLITQEALKAMMEETAARAAAEAVAQILAHHPRTDTGETTPKDRSTSHDPSKTTRRNGETCKEDESDGRTHRLPPRRESISLHTYARGSHTLNEQDSRLAVLPARHSPFTTAILAESVPVGVKIPNLPEYEGMGDPQDHLDKFYAKADLYDISEAAYCKIFRTTLSGRALAWFNKLPPRTIDSLEQLTHRFLHQFSINKKYPKTAAYLFTIIQKEGECLREYVQRFTQAVHEVPHVNHDLLAGIMQQNLRHRKFKESIAGKPPNTLEELLERAEKHIRIEEAIEPRYLGKRRREEERPEGTKREEKRTAQSPRLQYTPLKARLSDILVVAEQQGLLQPPRPMKENPKRQRSDKYCRFHKDKGHSTEDCFSLRAEIEKLIKRGYLGDYVDSFRSQQRSNKRPDDNRPSEQQRERVEKGKKPEQREENMPTGGIISVITGGPACGDSNNARKNLARAARRDQNFSCLTVTQSINEISTKDEEVFFGEEDLEASRGEHNDALIISATISNFWVKKILVDSGSSADINFS; encoded by the coding sequence ATGCACACTCGTTCGCACACCTCTCGCAACGTTAGGGGTGAGGGACACCCGCCTATTATTCCTTCGCAGTCAGAGATGCTCATCACTCAAGAAGCGCTGAAAGCCATGATGGAAGAGACAGCCGCTCGTGCAGCAGCTGAAGCAGTGGCCCAGATACTCGCACATCATCCACGTACTGACACTGGTGAAACAACTCCCAAGGACCGTTCGACTTCCCATGACCCCAGCAAGACGACAAGGCGCAATGGTGAAACGTGCAAGGAAGATGAATCAGATGGCCGTACACATCGCCTTCCTCCACGGAGAGAAAGTATCTCGCTCCACACCTACGCACGAGGGTCTCACACTTTGAATGAACAAGACAGCCGATTGGCCGTTTTACCTGCTCGGCACAGCCCTTTTACCACTGCCATCTTAGCCGAGTCGGTACCAGTGGGAGTGAAAATACCCAACTTGCCAGAGTACGAGGGAATGGGCGACCCACAAGATCACCTCGACAAATTCTATGCAAAGGCAGATTTATACGATATTAGTGAGGCCGCATACTGCAAAATCTTCCGAACTACGCTATCCGGTCGTGCGCTTGCTTGGTTCAACAAGCTCCCTCCACGAACCATAGATAGCTTGGAGCAACTAACTCACCGTTTTCTCCATCAGTTCTCTATCAACAAGAAATACCCAAAAACAGCGGCTTATTTATTTACTATAATTCAGAAGGAAGGAGAATGCCTGAGAGAATATGTACAACGGTTCACGCAAGCTGTGCATGAAGTTCCCCATGTTAACCATGACCTGTTAGCCGGAATAATGCAGCAGAACCTCCGCCATCGAAAATTCAAGGAATCTATAGCTGGAAAGCCCCCAAACACTCTGGAGGAATTGTTAGAAAGAGCCGAAAAACATATACGCATTGAAGAGGCTATCGAACCACGGTACTTAGGAAAAAGAAGAAGGGAAGAAGAGAGACCGGAAGGGACAAAGAGGGAGGAAAAACGAACGGCCCAAAGTCCGAGACTCCAGTACACTCCTTTAAAGGCACGCTTGTCAGACATACTGGTAGTAGCAGAGCAGCAAGGTTTACTGCAACCCCCGCGCCcgatgaaagaaaatcctaagCGTCAGAGATCTGACAAATACTGCCGGTTCCACAAAGATAAAGGTCATTCCACTGAGGATTGTTTCAGCCTTCGGGCCGAGATAGAAAAGTTGATAAAACGGGGATATTTAGGTGACTATGTGGATAGTTTCCGCAGTCAGCAGAGATCCAACAAGCGTCCTGATGACAACCGCCCAAGCGAGCAGCAGAGAGAACGGGTCGAGAAGGGCAAAAAACCCGAGCAGAGAGAAGAGAACATGCCCACTGGAGGCATAATCTCTGTTATAACCGGGGGGCCCGCCTGTGGTGATTCAAACAATGCAAGGAAAAATCTCGCGCGTGCAGCCAGACGTGATCAAAATTTTTCATGTTTAACCGTAACTCAGTCGATTAACGAGATATCGACGAAAGATGAAGAAGTGTTTTTTGGAGAAGAGGACTTGGAAGCCTCTCGGGGGGAACACAATGACGCCTTAATAATTTCCGCCACGATTTCAAACTTTTGGGTAAAGAAAATATTGGTGGACTCAGGAAGCTCTGCAGATATCAATTTTTCATGA